From Nicotiana tabacum cultivar K326 chromosome 15, ASM71507v2, whole genome shotgun sequence, the proteins below share one genomic window:
- the LOC107787339 gene encoding pheophytinase, chloroplastic-like isoform X2, whose product MVLEQTGQHQSHFAYSDHWRKNLPVLAQSHRVFSIDLIGYGYSDKPNPRELDVDNFYTFETWGCQLNDFCKDVIRDKAFFICNSIGGLVGLQAAVMEPQLCRGILLLNISLRMLHITKQPWFGRSLIKAFQNLLRNTAVGKFFFKSVATPESVKNILCQCYYDTSQVTDELVQAILLPGLEPGAVDVFLEFICYSGGPLPEELLPQVKCPVLVAWGDKDPWEPIELGRAYGKFDTVEDFVVLPNVGHCPQDEAPHLVNPLVESFVARHANVAN is encoded by the exons ATGGTTTTGGAGCAAACAGGtcaacatcaatcacattttGCTTATAG TGACCATTGGAGAAAAAATCTACCTGTTCTTGCACAATCACATCGGGTGTTCTCTATTGACCTTATTGGTTATGGCTATTCAGACAAACCAAATCCTCGTGAGCTTGATGTAGACAACTTTTATACCTTTGAAACATGGGGTTGCCAGCTAAACGATTTTTGTAAGGATGTTATCAGAGATAAAGCCTTCTTCATTTGCAATTCCATTGGAG GACTTGTCGGTCTTCAGGCTGCAGTTATGGAACCACAACTCTGTAGAGGCATTCTTCTTTTAAATATCTCGCTCCGAATGCTGCATATAACAAAGCAGCCTTGGTTCGGAAGATCACTGATTAAAGCATTTCAGAATTTATTGAG AAATACTGCAGTTGggaaattctttttcaaaagtgTTGCTACGCCTGAATCAGTGAAGAATATTCTATGTCAG TGTTACTATGACACATCCCAGGTGACAGATGAGTTAGTACAGGCCATCCTTCTTCCAGGGCTCGAGCCTGGTGCTGTCGATGTGTTTCTTGAGTTCATTTGCTATTCAGGGGGTCCTCTTCCTGAGGAACTACTGCCTCAAGTAAAG TGCCCTGTTCTGGTGGCGTGGGGTGACAAGGATCCTTGGGAGCCAATAGAACTTGGAAGAGCCTACGGCAAATTTGATACAGTTGAAGATTTCGTTGTCCTCCCTAATGTTGGCCATTGTCCTCAG
- the LOC107787339 gene encoding uncharacterized protein LOC107787339 isoform X1 yields MAISSCSSIFISKLDFPVSCSQSITNKISISSIPFLRKSVSTKKFFISIKTPKSCSYISNSLVNDYSIDETSKESTTQVPIEVKTSMWNWRGYSIRYQYCGNSGPALILVHGFGANSDHWRKNLPVLAQSHRVFSIDLIGYGYSDKPNPRELDVDNFYTFETWGCQLNDFCKDVIRDKAFFICNSIGGLVGLQAAVMEPQLCRGILLLNISLRMLHITKQPWFGRSLIKAFQNLLRNTAVGKFFFKSVATPESVKNILCQCYYDTSQVTDELVQAILLPGLEPGAVDVFLEFICYSGGPLPEELLPQVKCPVLVAWGDKDPWEPIELGRAYGKFDTVEDFVVLPNVGHCPQDEAPHLVNPLVESFVARHANVAN; encoded by the exons ATGGCGATCTCAAGTTGTTCATCAATCTTCATATCCAAATTGGATTTCCCTGTTTCATGTTCACAAAGCATAACCAACAAAATATCAATTAGTTCAATTCCTTTTCTTAGAAAATCTGTTAGTACTAAGAAGTTTTTTATTTCCATTAAGACTCCAAAATCTTGTAGCTATATATCCAATTCACTTGTAAATGACTATTCAATTGATGAAACATCTAAAGAAAGCACAACCCAAGTTCCCATTGAAGTCAAAACCAG TATGTGGAACTGGAGGGGCTATTCCATTCGATACCAGTATTGTGGCAACAGTGGCCCTGCGCTCATTTTAGTCCATGGTTTTGGAGCAAACAG TGACCATTGGAGAAAAAATCTACCTGTTCTTGCACAATCACATCGGGTGTTCTCTATTGACCTTATTGGTTATGGCTATTCAGACAAACCAAATCCTCGTGAGCTTGATGTAGACAACTTTTATACCTTTGAAACATGGGGTTGCCAGCTAAACGATTTTTGTAAGGATGTTATCAGAGATAAAGCCTTCTTCATTTGCAATTCCATTGGAG GACTTGTCGGTCTTCAGGCTGCAGTTATGGAACCACAACTCTGTAGAGGCATTCTTCTTTTAAATATCTCGCTCCGAATGCTGCATATAACAAAGCAGCCTTGGTTCGGAAGATCACTGATTAAAGCATTTCAGAATTTATTGAG AAATACTGCAGTTGggaaattctttttcaaaagtgTTGCTACGCCTGAATCAGTGAAGAATATTCTATGTCAG TGTTACTATGACACATCCCAGGTGACAGATGAGTTAGTACAGGCCATCCTTCTTCCAGGGCTCGAGCCTGGTGCTGTCGATGTGTTTCTTGAGTTCATTTGCTATTCAGGGGGTCCTCTTCCTGAGGAACTACTGCCTCAAGTAAAG TGCCCTGTTCTGGTGGCGTGGGGTGACAAGGATCCTTGGGAGCCAATAGAACTTGGAAGAGCCTACGGCAAATTTGATACAGTTGAAGATTTCGTTGTCCTCCCTAATGTTGGCCATTGTCCTCAG